A region from the Phycisphaerales bacterium genome encodes:
- a CDS encoding acetolactate synthase — MTQSPVPLGTTQSFMPPSATQFSVFLANKVGRLLDLVERLDTETCRICALSVHEASDHAVVRIVPNNAKAARERLKTQGLPFSEREVLLVEIGPNQSLAKVCLALLSAELSIHFAYPLLTAMDRGPVIALAVDDMTLAGQLLRKIEFRLLGENDLPQYRGS, encoded by the coding sequence ATGACGCAATCACCGGTTCCGCTCGGCACAACGCAGAGTTTCATGCCGCCCTCGGCGACGCAGTTCAGCGTCTTCCTGGCGAACAAGGTCGGGCGGCTTTTGGATCTTGTGGAGCGGCTGGACACGGAGACGTGCCGCATTTGTGCGTTGTCGGTGCACGAGGCGAGCGATCACGCGGTGGTGCGGATTGTGCCCAACAACGCGAAGGCGGCGCGGGAGCGGCTAAAGACGCAAGGACTGCCGTTCTCGGAGCGGGAGGTTCTGCTCGTGGAGATCGGGCCGAACCAGAGCCTGGCGAAGGTGTGCCTCGCGCTCCTGTCGGCGGAGTTATCGATCCACTTCGCGTATCCGTTGCTCACGGCGATGGATCGCGGGCCGGTGATCGCGCTCGCGGTGGACGACATGACGCTGGCGGGGCAACTGCTGCGGAAGATCGAGTTCCGGTTACTGGGGGAGAACGACCTGCCGCAGTATCGCGGATCGTGA
- the trxB gene encoding thioredoxin-disulfide reductase: MPSHAHKVAIIGSGPAGWTAAIYAARAQLEPVLYTGVPKQDPGPVLPGGQLMLTTEVENYPGFEHGINGPEMMDTFRKQAERFGTKVIEEDIERCDFSTRPFTLHVEGGKPVHAHTVIIATGATANWLGLDNEMRLARSGGGVSACAVCDGALPAFRNQPLAVVGGGDTAMEEATYLTKFASTVYIIHRRDELRASKIMQKRFLDRPNAKVVWNSHVVDVLGQDKIEGVTLENTQTGERSRLDVKGLFIAIGHTPATKFLKGSGINLTDKGYVELTKRNSYTNIPGVFAAGDVADADYRQAVTAAGMGCQAALDAERWLAAEGVH, from the coding sequence ATGCCCTCACACGCCCACAAAGTCGCGATCATCGGCTCAGGCCCCGCCGGCTGGACCGCTGCCATCTACGCCGCTCGCGCCCAACTCGAACCCGTCCTCTACACGGGCGTCCCCAAGCAGGACCCAGGCCCCGTCCTCCCGGGCGGCCAACTCATGCTCACCACCGAGGTCGAGAACTACCCCGGCTTCGAGCACGGCATCAACGGCCCCGAGATGATGGACACCTTCCGAAAGCAGGCCGAACGCTTCGGCACCAAGGTCATCGAAGAAGACATCGAACGCTGCGACTTCTCCACGCGCCCCTTCACCCTCCACGTCGAGGGCGGCAAGCCCGTCCACGCCCACACCGTCATCATCGCCACCGGCGCAACCGCCAACTGGCTCGGCCTCGACAACGAGATGCGACTCGCCCGCAGCGGTGGGGGCGTCTCCGCCTGCGCCGTCTGCGACGGTGCCCTCCCCGCCTTCCGAAACCAGCCCCTCGCCGTCGTCGGCGGCGGCGACACCGCCATGGAAGAGGCCACCTACCTCACCAAGTTCGCCAGCACTGTCTACATCATCCACCGTCGCGACGAACTCCGCGCCAGCAAAATCATGCAGAAGCGGTTCCTCGACCGCCCCAACGCCAAGGTCGTCTGGAACAGCCACGTCGTGGACGTTCTGGGCCAGGACAAGATCGAGGGCGTCACGCTCGAGAACACCCAGACCGGTGAACGCTCCCGCCTCGACGTCAAGGGCCTCTTCATCGCCATCGGCCACACACCGGCCACCAAGTTCCTCAAAGGCTCGGGCATCAACCTCACCGATAAGGGCTACGTCGAACTGACGAAGCGAAACTCATACACCAATATCCCCGGCGTCTTCGCCGCGGGCGACGTCGCCGACGCCGACTATCGCCAGGCCGTCACTGCCGCGGGCATGGGGTGCCAGGCCGCCCTCGATGCCGAGCGATGGCTCGCCGCCGAGGGTGTCCACTAG
- a CDS encoding sigma-70 family RNA polymerase sigma factor, whose product MREIAGYPLLTMEEERELGWAIINDNCPISRDKMIRSNLKLVVAIAKQYLNRGLSLSDLIEEGNIGLLRAVEGFDPAQGTRFSTYASWWIKQCIKRALATASQPVHVPAYMVELIAKWRLAARKLEAELGYPPSMNELARAMDLPVRKVRIIKRAVKAIQTATQAGSNGKGDVLTLAEILADDKILTPEQNCLEREELSALRKLLNTIDEREAIVLRMRFGLDGCEPATLKTISDMMGLSRERVRQISDEALTKLNARLTEAMDAKDEVPEVESAIAP is encoded by the coding sequence ATGCGCGAGATCGCCGGCTATCCATTGCTCACAATGGAGGAAGAACGCGAACTCGGCTGGGCCATTATCAACGACAACTGCCCCATCTCGCGCGACAAAATGATCCGGTCCAACCTCAAACTGGTTGTGGCCATCGCCAAGCAATACCTGAACCGAGGCCTCAGCCTCTCCGACCTCATCGAGGAGGGCAATATCGGCCTCCTCCGTGCCGTCGAGGGCTTCGATCCAGCCCAGGGCACTCGCTTCAGCACCTATGCCTCCTGGTGGATCAAGCAGTGCATCAAGCGGGCCCTTGCGACCGCAAGCCAGCCCGTCCACGTCCCGGCCTACATGGTCGAACTGATCGCCAAGTGGCGACTCGCCGCCCGTAAACTCGAGGCCGAACTCGGCTATCCACCGTCCATGAACGAACTCGCCAGGGCCATGGACCTCCCGGTCCGCAAGGTCCGGATCATCAAGCGAGCTGTCAAGGCCATCCAGACCGCCACCCAGGCCGGGAGCAACGGTAAGGGCGACGTCCTCACTCTCGCCGAGATCCTCGCCGACGACAAGATCCTGACACCCGAGCAAAACTGCCTCGAGCGTGAGGAACTCTCCGCCCTTCGCAAACTCCTCAACACCATTGACGAGCGCGAGGCCATCGTCCTCCGCATGCGGTTCGGCCTCGACGGGTGCGAGCCCGCGACGCTCAAGACCATCTCCGACATGATGGGCCTCAGCCGCGAACGCGTCCGCCAGATCAGCGACGAGGCCTTGACGAAACTCAATGCCCGGCTCACCGAGGCCATGGATGCCAAGGATGAGGTCCCCGAGGTTGAGTCGGCCATCGCCCCCTGA
- a CDS encoding UvrB/UvrC motif-containing protein: MSLDLFSILKDWPFEPGHIKARIIEGDDGEPKIQVRLDLGMIQMAMEGRPDGQRPNGYGSYLEYYESKLDRSEIEGGEAGAEVVEGFSLSSEDCRLLREEAAQYYHRYVALMVLEEYEGVVRDTTRNLRVMELCAAHGETESDRTGLEQFRAYVTMMRARAMASLAIKQNEPRAAVHALDEGLTALRQHFSDRGQAQMFDSSSEAEMLKGMRDALVPKLPVSQGSELRRRLQRAIEQENYELAAILRDEIKNLKDAGPRAT, encoded by the coding sequence ATGTCCCTTGATCTCTTCTCCATCTTAAAGGACTGGCCATTCGAGCCTGGGCACATCAAGGCCAGGATCATCGAGGGGGACGATGGCGAGCCCAAAATACAGGTCCGTTTGGATTTGGGCATGATCCAGATGGCCATGGAGGGGAGGCCAGATGGGCAACGACCGAACGGTTATGGGAGTTACCTGGAGTACTACGAGTCGAAGCTGGATCGGAGCGAGATTGAGGGTGGAGAGGCGGGAGCAGAAGTTGTCGAGGGGTTCTCGCTGAGTTCGGAGGATTGTCGGTTACTCCGGGAGGAGGCGGCTCAGTACTACCACCGGTATGTGGCACTGATGGTGCTGGAGGAGTATGAGGGCGTTGTTCGGGACACGACCCGGAACCTGCGGGTGATGGAGTTGTGTGCGGCGCATGGTGAGACCGAGAGTGACCGGACGGGACTGGAGCAGTTCCGGGCGTATGTGACGATGATGCGTGCGCGGGCGATGGCGAGCCTGGCGATCAAGCAGAACGAGCCAAGGGCGGCGGTGCACGCGCTGGACGAGGGGCTGACGGCTCTGCGGCAGCATTTCTCGGATCGCGGGCAGGCGCAGATGTTCGACAGTTCGAGTGAGGCGGAGATGCTGAAGGGGATGCGGGACGCGCTGGTGCCGAAGTTGCCGGTGAGCCAGGGGTCGGAACTTCGCCGGCGTCTGCAACGGGCGATCGAGCAGGAGAACTATGAGTTGGCGGCAATCCTGCGCGATGAGATCAAGAACCTGAAGGACGCGGGGCCGAGGGCGACATAG
- the metH gene encoding methionine synthase, which yields MPTPLLAQLARRPHVFDGAMGTATHDADLDVQRDYQGHENCPEILIASRPDLIQSIHESFLAVGADLVETDTFGGMPHVLAEFGLQDRAHELNKAAAELARAACAKFSTADKPRFVAGSMGPGTKLITLGNIDWDAMFHSYRTQALGLLDGGIDCFVIETCQDLLQVKCVINAILSALESKGLTPADKPIMASVTIETTGTMLLGTEIAAAAHALAGYPICSLGLNCATGPTEMRDHVHWLARNWPSMGTIPGTNTPRLVSVMPNAGLPVLVEGRTEFPLKPEPFAEAMERFLAEDSVGIVGGCCGTRPAHIETLVKASESIARSNRTARLSLPRTILNPAPLEPSITSLYSPQEYRQDQSILIVGERMNASGSRAFKRLLEAEDFDGIVSLAREQVRHDGAHVLDLNVDYAGRDNAKDMADIVSRVVRQVNVPLMLDSTQVRTIEAGLRNAAGKCIINSANFEDGEEKFDEICRLAKAYGSALVIGSIDEDKEASMARTADRKLSIASRAFERATKVHGLAPADILFDPLVLPVSTGLESDRRSALETIEGVRAISRAFPESQTTVGLSNVSFGLKPAARVVLNSVFLHELQEAGLTSAILHFSKILPRTKIADDHWNAAIELIYDRRREGFDPLQAFVEMFKDESAAATTKREARTLTLEERLRAHIIDGEKEGLTAALDEAMQKYSPLDIINDHLLDGMKTVGELFGSGQMQLPFVLQSAEVMKMAVAHLEPHMEKAAGTAKGTIVLATVKGDVHDIGKNLVDIILTNNGFKVVNLGIKQPIDAIVAAWQEHKADAIGMSGLLVKSVNVMEENLKELNTRGVKPPILLGGAALTRHYCESHLRSTYQGHCYYGKDAFDGLRTMDLIMGGKHDTLHSEIDDRLAKRSKAEDAIVRTRAEKLASANDSAASASSTATIKARSDVAANAPVPTPPFLGTRVVDSIHLDDIYPFINPIALFRGQWQVKKGALSDNEYDALIEDTILPVFERLKTQCLREKLLTPKVVYGYFPCNSDGDDLVVWDPAAPGTRELERFTFPRQPDKRRLCISDFFRPIGSGSHDILGLHCVTVGHNASNASRKLFESNNYTEYLYLHGLCVETAEALAEYWHKRMRQELGIATEDSAKIKDLFTQKYRGSRYSFGYPACPNMADQEKLFRLLRPERIGCTLTENWQIDPEQSTSAIIVHHPEAKYFNV from the coding sequence ATGCCCACTCCCTTGCTTGCCCAACTTGCCCGCCGCCCCCACGTCTTCGACGGCGCCATGGGCACGGCCACCCACGACGCCGATCTCGACGTCCAGCGCGACTACCAGGGCCACGAGAACTGCCCCGAGATCCTCATCGCCAGCCGTCCTGATCTCATCCAATCTATCCACGAGTCCTTCCTCGCCGTCGGCGCGGACCTCGTTGAGACCGACACCTTCGGCGGCATGCCCCACGTCCTCGCCGAGTTCGGTTTGCAGGACCGCGCCCACGAACTCAACAAGGCCGCCGCGGAACTCGCCCGGGCCGCGTGCGCAAAGTTCTCGACCGCCGACAAGCCGCGCTTCGTCGCCGGCAGCATGGGTCCCGGCACCAAACTCATCACTCTCGGCAACATCGACTGGGACGCGATGTTCCACAGTTACCGCACCCAGGCGCTCGGTCTGCTCGACGGCGGCATCGACTGCTTCGTCATCGAGACCTGCCAGGACCTCCTCCAGGTCAAGTGCGTCATCAACGCCATCCTGAGCGCACTCGAATCCAAAGGTCTCACCCCCGCTGACAAGCCCATCATGGCCTCGGTCACCATCGAGACCACAGGCACCATGCTCCTGGGCACCGAGATCGCCGCCGCCGCCCACGCGCTCGCGGGTTACCCGATCTGCTCGCTCGGCCTCAACTGCGCCACAGGTCCGACGGAGATGCGCGACCACGTCCACTGGCTCGCACGAAACTGGCCATCGATGGGCACGATCCCGGGAACGAACACGCCCCGCCTCGTCTCCGTCATGCCCAACGCCGGTCTCCCCGTCCTCGTCGAGGGTCGCACCGAGTTTCCGCTGAAACCTGAGCCATTCGCCGAGGCCATGGAGCGATTCCTCGCCGAGGATTCCGTCGGCATTGTTGGCGGCTGCTGTGGCACGCGCCCCGCCCACATCGAAACCCTCGTCAAGGCCAGCGAGTCCATCGCCCGATCGAACCGCACGGCACGCCTCTCGCTCCCGCGCACAATCCTCAATCCCGCGCCCCTCGAACCAAGCATCACCTCGCTCTACAGCCCCCAGGAATACCGCCAGGATCAGTCGATCCTCATCGTCGGCGAGCGCATGAACGCCTCGGGAAGCCGCGCCTTCAAGCGGCTCCTCGAAGCCGAAGACTTCGATGGCATCGTCTCCCTCGCCCGCGAGCAGGTCCGCCACGACGGCGCCCATGTTCTCGATCTGAACGTGGACTACGCCGGCCGCGACAACGCCAAAGACATGGCCGACATCGTCTCGCGTGTCGTGCGACAGGTGAACGTCCCGCTCATGCTCGACTCGACACAGGTCAGGACCATCGAGGCCGGCCTGCGCAACGCCGCCGGCAAGTGCATCATCAACTCCGCCAACTTCGAGGATGGCGAGGAGAAGTTCGACGAGATCTGCCGCCTCGCCAAGGCCTATGGCTCAGCCCTCGTCATCGGCTCCATCGACGAGGACAAGGAAGCCTCGATGGCGCGCACCGCCGATCGCAAACTGAGCATCGCCAGCCGCGCCTTCGAGCGCGCCACAAAGGTCCATGGTCTTGCCCCTGCCGACATTCTCTTTGACCCGCTCGTCCTTCCGGTCTCGACGGGCCTCGAGAGCGATCGACGCAGCGCGCTCGAGACCATTGAGGGCGTTCGCGCCATCTCCCGTGCCTTCCCCGAGTCCCAGACCACCGTCGGCCTCTCCAACGTCTCCTTCGGCCTCAAGCCCGCCGCCCGCGTCGTCCTCAACAGCGTCTTCCTCCACGAACTCCAGGAGGCCGGCCTTACCAGCGCCATCCTGCACTTCTCCAAGATCCTTCCGCGCACCAAGATCGCCGACGACCACTGGAACGCCGCGATCGAACTCATCTACGACCGCCGGCGCGAGGGCTTCGACCCGCTCCAGGCCTTCGTCGAGATGTTCAAGGACGAATCCGCCGCAGCCACCACCAAGCGCGAGGCCCGCACGCTCACTCTCGAAGAGCGCCTCCGCGCGCACATCATCGATGGCGAGAAGGAAGGCCTCACCGCCGCCCTCGACGAGGCGATGCAGAAGTACTCACCCCTCGACATCATCAACGACCACCTCCTCGACGGCATGAAAACCGTGGGGGAACTCTTCGGCAGCGGGCAGATGCAGTTGCCCTTCGTCCTCCAGTCCGCCGAGGTCATGAAGATGGCCGTCGCCCACCTCGAGCCGCACATGGAGAAGGCCGCAGGCACCGCCAAGGGCACCATCGTCCTCGCCACCGTCAAGGGCGACGTCCACGACATCGGCAAGAACCTCGTCGACATCATCCTCACCAACAACGGCTTCAAGGTCGTCAACCTCGGCATCAAGCAGCCCATCGACGCCATCGTCGCCGCCTGGCAAGAGCACAAGGCCGACGCCATCGGGATGTCCGGACTCCTCGTCAAGTCCGTCAACGTCATGGAAGAGAACCTCAAGGAACTCAACACGCGAGGCGTCAAGCCGCCCATCCTCCTCGGCGGCGCCGCCCTCACTCGTCACTACTGCGAGAGCCACCTTCGCTCCACCTACCAGGGCCACTGCTACTACGGCAAGGACGCGTTCGACGGCCTGCGCACCATGGACCTCATCATGGGCGGCAAGCACGACACGCTCCACTCCGAAATCGACGACCGCCTCGCCAAACGCTCCAAGGCCGAGGACGCCATCGTCAGAACGCGAGCCGAGAAACTCGCGAGCGCCAACGACTCCGCCGCGAGCGCGTCATCCACGGCCACGATCAAAGCCCGCTCCGATGTCGCCGCCAACGCCCCCGTGCCCACGCCTCCCTTCCTCGGCACACGCGTCGTCGATTCAATCCACCTCGACGACATCTACCCCTTCATCAACCCCATCGCTCTCTTCCGAGGCCAGTGGCAGGTCAAGAAGGGCGCGCTCTCCGATAACGAGTATGACGCCCTCATCGAGGACACCATCCTCCCCGTCTTCGAGCGCCTCAAGACCCAATGCCTTCGCGAGAAACTCCTGACGCCAAAGGTCGTCTACGGCTACTTCCCCTGCAACAGCGACGGCGACGACCTCGTCGTCTGGGACCCCGCCGCCCCAGGCACGCGCGAACTCGAACGCTTCACCTTCCCGCGCCAGCCCGACAAGCGCCGCCTCTGCATCTCCGACTTCTTCCGCCCCATCGGCTCGGGCTCGCACGACATCCTCGGCCTCCACTGCGTCACCGTCGGCCACAACGCCTCCAACGCTTCCCGCAAACTTTTCGAGTCCAACAACTACACCGAATACCTCTACCTCCACGGCCTCTGCGTCGAGACCGCCGAGGCCCTCGCCGAATACTGGCACAAACGCATGCGCCAGGAACTCGGCATCGCCACCGAGGACTCCGCGAAGATCAAGGACCTCTTCACCCAGAAATACCGCGGCAGCCGCTACTCTTTCGGCTATCCCGCCTGCCCCAACATGGCCGACCAGGAAAAACTCTTCCGTCTCTTGAGGCCCGAGCGCATCGGCTGCACACTCACCGAGAACTGGCAGATCGATCCGGAGCAGAGCACCAGCGCCATCATCGTCCACCACCCCGAGGCCAAGTACTTCAACGTGTGA
- the rpmE gene encoding 50S ribosomal protein L31, giving the protein MKDGVHPKYYPNCKIYHNGQVVMTVGATVPEMHVEVWSGSHPFFTGKQTFVDAAGRVEKFQKKYSGNYFASKKKA; this is encoded by the coding sequence ATGAAGGACGGCGTACACCCCAAATATTACCCGAACTGCAAGATCTACCACAATGGTCAGGTCGTGATGACTGTCGGTGCGACGGTTCCCGAGATGCACGTCGAAGTGTGGTCTGGTTCGCACCCGTTCTTCACGGGCAAGCAGACGTTCGTGGATGCGGCCGGCCGCGTCGAGAAGTTCCAGAAGAAGTATTCCGGGAACTACTTCGCGTCGAAGAAGAAGGCCTGA
- a CDS encoding LOG family protein, with product MRSESRRKVVAVVGDAVVSAGSAKDVLAEEIGRALVDAGYRVMTGGLGGVMESACRGAKSASRYAEGDTIGVLPGHDPAEANPYVDIVIPSGLDHVRNSVVAHADAMIAIGGGAGTMSEICLAWIYKRLIIAMRVDGWSGRVAGQRIDDRIRYADEPDDQVFGADSAAQAMAVLASRLPRYGAQHHGVRRRE from the coding sequence ATGAGATCCGAATCCCGTCGCAAGGTGGTCGCAGTGGTTGGCGACGCCGTGGTGTCTGCCGGTTCAGCGAAGGATGTGCTCGCCGAAGAGATAGGCCGCGCACTCGTTGACGCGGGCTACCGCGTGATGACCGGTGGCTTGGGCGGCGTCATGGAATCTGCCTGCCGCGGAGCGAAGTCGGCGAGCCGATACGCCGAGGGCGACACCATCGGGGTACTACCCGGCCATGACCCCGCCGAGGCGAACCCCTACGTCGACATCGTCATCCCCTCCGGTCTCGATCACGTCCGCAACTCGGTAGTCGCCCACGCGGACGCCATGATCGCGATCGGCGGTGGTGCGGGCACGATGTCCGAGATCTGTCTTGCGTGGATCTACAAGCGTCTGATCATCGCTATGCGGGTTGACGGGTGGAGTGGCCGAGTAGCGGGGCAGCGGATCGATGACCGAATCCGATATGCCGACGAGCCAGACGACCAGGTGTTCGGAGCAGACTCGGCCGCACAAGCGATGGCTGTGCTGGCGTCACGGCTTCCGCGGTACGGTGCCCAGCACCACGGCGTACGACGTCGCGAGTGA
- a CDS encoding methyltransferase domain-containing protein: MNFQGQKLNLGCGKYLIPGWINADLYRDADVMFDIRARWPIQDGQLVGVRLEHVLEHVAYPDEALHVLTECYRVLTPGGTVRVGVPDSEKVIRAYVEGDNAQYFRVARERWHPPEVRLPIEHLNYHFRDRFGEHLFAYDRQSLSNLLETAGFMGIETAPFDPAFDRADREEGTLRLSGTKPSQQEPRP, translated from the coding sequence GTGAACTTCCAAGGCCAGAAGCTGAACCTTGGGTGCGGCAAGTACCTGATTCCTGGGTGGATCAACGCCGACCTCTACCGAGACGCCGACGTCATGTTCGACATCCGCGCTCGCTGGCCTATTCAGGATGGGCAGTTGGTCGGCGTCCGACTTGAGCATGTCCTGGAGCATGTCGCCTATCCGGACGAGGCGCTGCACGTCCTCACGGAGTGCTACCGCGTGCTGACCCCCGGCGGCACCGTCCGTGTGGGGGTACCGGATTCAGAGAAGGTCATTCGGGCGTACGTGGAGGGCGACAATGCGCAGTACTTCCGGGTTGCTCGAGAGCGATGGCATCCACCGGAGGTCCGGTTGCCGATCGAGCATCTGAACTACCACTTCCGAGATCGTTTCGGTGAGCACTTGTTCGCGTATGACCGGCAGAGCCTGTCCAATCTGCTTGAGACTGCAGGCTTTATGGGCATTGAAACTGCACCATTTGATCCGGCCTTTGACCGAGCAGACCGTGAGGAGGGCACGCTCCGCCTCTCGGGCACCAAGCCGTCGCAACAGGAGCCTCGTCCATGA